A single region of the Vicia villosa cultivar HV-30 ecotype Madison, WI linkage group LG4, Vvil1.0, whole genome shotgun sequence genome encodes:
- the LOC131594482 gene encoding disease resistance protein RPV1-like isoform X2, whose protein sequence is MARQSPTSSFSYEFTYQVFLSFRGTDTRYGFTGNLYKALTDKGINTFIDDNNLQRGDEITPSLIKAIQESRIFIPVFSIDYASSSFCLDELVQIIHCFKSKGRLVLPVFYGVEPTQVRHWSGSYGEALAKHEERFQNNKQNMERLHQWKIALNQAANFSGYHFSSGYEFKFITEIVEYISTKINRVPLHIADYPVGLQSRVQHVKSLLDKGSDEGVYMVGLYGTGGLGKSTLAKAIYNLIADQFEGLCFLHNVRENSTKNNLKHLQEELLLKTIGLEVKLGDVSEGVPIIKERLCGKKILLILDDVDNIKQLQVLAGGLDWFGRGTRVIVTTRDKYLLTSHKIESVYEMEGLYGIEALELLRWMAFKNSQVPSSYEEILIRAVTYTSGHPLAIEIIGSNLFRKSIEEWKNTLEGYEKIPNKEIQKILRISYDALEEEEQSVFLDIACCFKGNRWVEVDVRSKLMVLS, encoded by the exons ATGGCTAGGCAATCACCTACCTCTTCATTTTCCTATGAATTCACTTACCAAGTATTCCTCAGTTTCAGGGGCACTGACACTCGCTATGGTTTTACTGGAAATCTCTATAAGGCTCTCACCGACAAAGGAATCAACACCTTCATTGATGACAATAATCTTCAAAGAGGAGATGAAATCACACCATCACTCATAAAGGCCATTCAAGAGTCTAGGATTTTCATTCCTGTGTTTTCTATAGATTATGCCTCTTCATCATTTTGTTTGGATGAACTTGTCCAAATCATTCATTGCTTCAAGTCAAAGGGTCGTCTAGTTTTGCCTGTTTTCTATGGGGTGGAACCTACTCAGGTGCGCCATTGGAGTGGAAGTTATGGCGAAGCATTGGCCAAGCATGAAGAGAGGTTCCAAAATAACAAGCAAAACATGGAGCGGTTGCACCAATGGAAGATAGCTCTTAACCAAGCTGCTAACTTCTCCGGCTACCACTTTAGTTCAGG ATATGAATTCAAGTTTATCACGGAAATAGTCGAATACATCTCTACCAAGATCAATCGCGTTCCTTTACACATTGCTGATTACCCTGTTGGATTACAGTCCCGAGTACAACATGTCAAATCGCTACTTGATAAGGGATCTGATGAAGGGGTCTACATGGTAGGACTCTATGGTACCGGAGGCTTGGGCAAATCCACACTTGCAAAAGCAATATATAATCTTATTGCTGATCAATTTGAAGGTTTGTGTTTCCTTCATAATGTGAGAGAGAACTCAACTAAAAATAACTTGAAACATCTCCAGGAGGAGCTCCTTTTGAAAACAATTGGCTTGGAAGTTAAGTTAGGAGATGTTAGTGAGGGAGTTCCAATCATAAAGGAAAGGTTGTGTGGAAAGAAGATTCTTTTGATTCTCGATGATGTTGACAATATCAAACAACTGCAAGTTTTGGCTGGAGGACTTGATTGGTTTGGTCGTGGAACTCGAGTCATTGTTACCACTCGAGATAAGTACTTATTAACTAGTCACAAGATAGAAAGCGTGTACGAAATGGAAGGGCTATATGGGATAGAAGCTCTTGAATTGTTGAGGTGGATGGCTTTTAAAAATAGCCAAGTTCCTTCAAGTTATGAAGAAATTTTAATCCGTGCAGTTACATATACTTCGGGACATCCCTTAGCCATAGAAATAATCGGCTCCAATTTATTTCGAAAGAGCATAGAAGAATGGAAGAATACATTAGAGGGGTATGAAAAGATTCCCAATAAAGAGATCCAAAAGATACTTCGAATAAGCTATGATGCTTTGGAGGAAGAGGAACAAAGTGTTTTTCTAGACATTGCTTGTTGTTTCAAAGGGAATAGATGGGTGGAGGTcgatgttaggagtaaattaatg gttttgagctga
- the LOC131594482 gene encoding disease resistance protein RPV1-like isoform X1, with protein sequence MARQSPTSSFSYEFTYQVFLSFRGTDTRYGFTGNLYKALTDKGINTFIDDNNLQRGDEITPSLIKAIQESRIFIPVFSIDYASSSFCLDELVQIIHCFKSKGRLVLPVFYGVEPTQVRHWSGSYGEALAKHEERFQNNKQNMERLHQWKIALNQAANFSGYHFSSGYEFKFITEIVEYISTKINRVPLHIADYPVGLQSRVQHVKSLLDKGSDEGVYMVGLYGTGGLGKSTLAKAIYNLIADQFEGLCFLHNVRENSTKNNLKHLQEELLLKTIGLEVKLGDVSEGVPIIKERLCGKKILLILDDVDNIKQLQVLAGGLDWFGRGTRVIVTTRDKYLLTSHKIESVYEMEGLYGIEALELLRWMAFKNSQVPSSYEEILIRAVTYTSGHPLAIEIIGSNLFRKSIEEWKNTLEGYEKIPNKEIQKILRISYDALEEEEQSVFLDIACCFKGNRWVEVDVRSKLMVNSCVNISDFFSKPMQKCDESIGFY encoded by the exons ATGGCTAGGCAATCACCTACCTCTTCATTTTCCTATGAATTCACTTACCAAGTATTCCTCAGTTTCAGGGGCACTGACACTCGCTATGGTTTTACTGGAAATCTCTATAAGGCTCTCACCGACAAAGGAATCAACACCTTCATTGATGACAATAATCTTCAAAGAGGAGATGAAATCACACCATCACTCATAAAGGCCATTCAAGAGTCTAGGATTTTCATTCCTGTGTTTTCTATAGATTATGCCTCTTCATCATTTTGTTTGGATGAACTTGTCCAAATCATTCATTGCTTCAAGTCAAAGGGTCGTCTAGTTTTGCCTGTTTTCTATGGGGTGGAACCTACTCAGGTGCGCCATTGGAGTGGAAGTTATGGCGAAGCATTGGCCAAGCATGAAGAGAGGTTCCAAAATAACAAGCAAAACATGGAGCGGTTGCACCAATGGAAGATAGCTCTTAACCAAGCTGCTAACTTCTCCGGCTACCACTTTAGTTCAGG ATATGAATTCAAGTTTATCACGGAAATAGTCGAATACATCTCTACCAAGATCAATCGCGTTCCTTTACACATTGCTGATTACCCTGTTGGATTACAGTCCCGAGTACAACATGTCAAATCGCTACTTGATAAGGGATCTGATGAAGGGGTCTACATGGTAGGACTCTATGGTACCGGAGGCTTGGGCAAATCCACACTTGCAAAAGCAATATATAATCTTATTGCTGATCAATTTGAAGGTTTGTGTTTCCTTCATAATGTGAGAGAGAACTCAACTAAAAATAACTTGAAACATCTCCAGGAGGAGCTCCTTTTGAAAACAATTGGCTTGGAAGTTAAGTTAGGAGATGTTAGTGAGGGAGTTCCAATCATAAAGGAAAGGTTGTGTGGAAAGAAGATTCTTTTGATTCTCGATGATGTTGACAATATCAAACAACTGCAAGTTTTGGCTGGAGGACTTGATTGGTTTGGTCGTGGAACTCGAGTCATTGTTACCACTCGAGATAAGTACTTATTAACTAGTCACAAGATAGAAAGCGTGTACGAAATGGAAGGGCTATATGGGATAGAAGCTCTTGAATTGTTGAGGTGGATGGCTTTTAAAAATAGCCAAGTTCCTTCAAGTTATGAAGAAATTTTAATCCGTGCAGTTACATATACTTCGGGACATCCCTTAGCCATAGAAATAATCGGCTCCAATTTATTTCGAAAGAGCATAGAAGAATGGAAGAATACATTAGAGGGGTATGAAAAGATTCCCAATAAAGAGATCCAAAAGATACTTCGAATAAGCTATGATGCTTTGGAGGAAGAGGAACAAAGTGTTTTTCTAGACATTGCTTGTTGTTTCAAAGGGAATAGATGGGTGGAGGTcgatgttaggagtaaattaatggtaaattcatgtgttaatataagtgatttcttctctaaaccaatgcaaaaatgtgatgaatccataggtttttattaa
- the LOC131594484 gene encoding disease resistance protein RPV1-like yields the protein MFCFLFMQTFEKMKILKFDNCEYLTNISDISCLPNLEIFSFKNCENLISIDESIGFLNKLQILNAKGCDKLSSFPPLRLNSLRELQLSFCTSLTKFPEILDKMNNINNITLFSSGIKEFPSSFQNLTELHNLSISGHGKLIFPSSIPMMSNLSQVNFDGYSQFVTKPNDELSSLLSSNVKEIIIRTSKHKFLAVTLTLFSNVETLDISGSDIKILPECIKNCCFLKSIYLDYCQYLEEIRGIPPNLKSLSALGCESLTSSSKSMLVNQKLHEAGGTEFRFPSSQTERIPEWFEHQRREHSISFSFRNNLPSLVFYFSLIRMHEWILGVGLRVFLLINDYAYALDVLKFSNSCDIPRKSTYIFSSDWKNWLELGDYIPKGLKSMLDDALLKNEWIHAEVTIAIELNEGIAESGIHVMKQLTSVDDIQFTNSSLSKKRKLDEFLNESTSE from the exons atgttttgttttttgtttatgcagacatttgagaagatgaaaattttaaaatttgacaaTTGTGAATACTTAACAAATATATCTGACATCTCGTGTCTCCCAAATTTAGAAATTTTTTCATTCAAAAACTGTGAGAATTTAATTTCAATTGATGAGTCTATTGGGTTCCTCAATAAGCTCCAAATCTTGAATGCTAAGGGTTGTGACAAGTTATCGAGTTTTCCACCTTTAAGGCTGAACTCTCTTCGagagctacaactttcattttgTACAAGTCTCACGAAATTTCCTGAAATATTGGACAAGATGAATAATATCAACAATATAACTTTGTTCAGTAGTGGCATAAAAGAATTTCCATCTTCATTTCAAAATCTTACCGAACTTCATAACTTATCGATAAGTGGACATGGAAAACTTATATTTCCAAGTAGCATTCCCATGATGTCAAATTTGTCCCAAGTTAATTTTGATGGTTATAGTCAGTTTGTCACAAAACCAAATGATGAACTGAGTTCCTTGTTGTCTTCCAATGTGAAAGAGATTATAATTCGAACAAGCAAACATAAATTTCTAGCAGTGACTCTTACCTTGTTTTCTAATGTGGAAACCTTAGACATATCCGGCAGCGATATCAAAATTCTTCCTGAATGCATAAAAAACTGTTGCTTTCTAAAGAGCATTTATTTGGATTATTGCCAATATCTTGAAGAAATAAGAGGGATTCCGCCAAATCTTAAATCATTGTCTGCATTGGGGTGCGAATCATTGACTTCATCGAGTAAAAGCATGCTAGTGAATCAG AAACTGCATGAAGCTGGAGGCACTGAGTTTCGTTTTCCATCGTCACAAACTGAGAGGATTCCGGAGTGGTTTGAGCATCAAAGAAGAGAACATTCGATTTCTTTTTCGTTCCGTAACAACTTGCCTTCCTTGGTTTTCTACTTTTCTCTTATAAGAATGCATGAATGGATCCTTGGGGTAGGATTAAGAGTCTTTTTGCTCATCAATGACTATGCATATGCTCTTGATGTTCTTAAGTTTAGTAATTCTTGTGATATTCCAAGGAAATCTACATATATATTTTCTTCTGATTGGAAAAACTGGTTAGAACTAGGAGACTATATACCAAAGGGACTCAAATCTATGTTGGATGATGCACTATTGAAAAATGAATGGATTCATGCTGAAGTTACGATTGCGATTGAATTGAATGAGGGTATTGCTGAAAGTGGAATCCATGTAATGAAACAGTTAACTAGCGTGGATGATATTCAATTCACTAATTCTTCCTTAtccaaaaagagaaaattagatGAGTTTCTGAATGAATCAACATCAGAATGA
- the LOC131594476 gene encoding TMV resistance protein N-like isoform X1: MAMHSFSYGFTYQVFLSFRGTDTRYGFTGNLYKALTDKGINTFIDDNDLQSGDEITPSLIKAIQESRIFIPVFSVNYASSSFCLDELVHIIHCFKSKGRLVLPVFYGVEPTHVRHQSESYGKALAEHEERFKNNKQNMERLHQWKIALNQAANLSGYHFSPGSYEYEYKIIGEIVKYISNKINRVPLHVADYPVGLQSRVQHVKSLLDKGSDEGVYMVGLYGTGGLGKSTLAKAVYNFIADQFEGLCFLHNVRENSSKNNLKHLQEEFLLKTIGLEVKIGDTSEGIPIIKERLCRKKILLILDNVDNIKQLQVLAGGLDWFGRGTRVIVTTRDKHLLTSHEIESVYEMKGLYGIEALELLRWMAFKNNQVPSSYEEILNRAVTYASGLPLAIEIIGSNLIGKSIEEWKNTLEGYEKIPNKEIQKILRISYDALEEEEQSVFLDLACCFRGSIWAEVEIILHAHYGHSIKHHLGVLAEKSLIKINYDEVTLHDLIEDMGKEVVRQESPKELGERSRLWYYEDTIHVLKENTGTSKIEMIYLNYPSTEAIIDWNGKAFKKMKNLKTLIIKNGHFSKGAQHLPSGLRVLEWQRYPSGCIPFSISNKVIHLFFIMHIYKFIRDYLFDYYMFCFLFMQTFEKMKILKFDNCEYLTNISDISCLPNLEIFSFKNCENLISIDESIGFLNKLQILNAKGCDKLSSFPPLRLNSLRELQLSFCTSLTKFPEILDKMNNINNITLFSSGIKEFPSSFQNLTELHNLSISGHGKLIFPSSIPMMSNLSQVNFDGYSQFVTKPNDELSSLLSSNVKEIIIRTSKHKFLAVTLTLFSNVETLDISGSDIKILPECIKNCCFLKSIYLDYCQYLEEIRGIPPNLKSLSALGCESLTSSSKSMLVNQKLHEAGGTEFRFPSSQTERIPEWFEHQRREHSISFSFRNNLPSLVFYFSLIRMHEWILGVGLRVFLLINDYAYALDVLKFSNSCDIPRKSTYIFSSDWKNWLELGDYIPKGLKSMLDDALLKNEWIHAEVTIAIELNEGIAESGIHVMKQLTSVDDIQFTNSSLSKKRKLDEFLNESTSE; this comes from the exons ATGGCTATGCATTCATTTTCTTATGGATTCACTTACCAGGTATTCCTCAGTTTCAGGGGCACTGACACTCGCTATGGTTTTACTGGAAATCTCTATAAGGCTCTTACCGACAAAGGAATCAACACCTTCATTGATGACAATGATCTTCAAAGTGGAGATGAAATCACACCATCACTCATAAAGGCTATTCAAGAGTCTAGGATTTTCATTCCTGTGTTTTCTGTCAACTATGcctcttcttctttttgtttGGATGAACTTGTCCACATCATTCATTGCTTCAAGTCAAAGGGTCGTCTAGTTTTGCCGGTTTTCTATGGGGTGGAACCTACTCATGTGCGGCATCAGAGTGAAAGTTATGGCAAAGCATTGGCTGAGCATGAAGAGAGGTTCAAAAATAACAAGCAAAACATGGAGCGGTTGCACCAATGGAAGATAGCTCTTAACCAAGCTGCTAACTTGTCCGGCTACCACTTTAGTCCCGG ATCATATGAATATGAATACAAGATTATCGGGGAAATAGTCAAATACATCTCTAACAAGATCAATCGCGTTCCTTTACACGTTGCCGATTACCCTGTTGGATTACAGTCCCGAGTACAACATGTGAAATCTCTACTTGATAAGGGATCTGATGAAGGGGTCTACATGGTAGGACTCTATGGTACCGGAGGCTTGGGCAAATCCACACTTGCAAAAGCAGTATATAATTTTATTGCTGATCAATTTGAAGGTTTGTGTTTCCTTCATAATGTGAGAGAGAATTCATCTAAAAATAACTTGAAACATCTCCAGGAGGAGTTCCTTTTGAAAACAATTGGTTTGGAAGTTAAGATAGGAGATACTAGTGAGGGAATTCCAATCATAAAGGAAAGGTTGTGTAGAAAGAAGATTCTTTTGATTCTTGATAATGTTGACAATATCAAACAACTACAAGTTTTGGCTGGAGGACTTGATTGGTTTGGTCGTGGAACTCGAGTCATTGTTACCACTCGAGATAAGCACTTATTAACTAGTCACGAGATAGAAAGCGTGTACGAGATGAAAGGGCTATATGGAATAGAAGCACTTGAATTGTTGAGGTGGATGGCATTTAAAAATAACCAAGTTCCTTCAAGTTATGAAGAAATTTTAAACCGTGCAGTTACATATGCCTCTGGACTTCCATTAGCTATAGAAATAATCGGCTCCAATTTAATTGGAAAGAGCATAGAAGAATGGAAGAATACATTAGAGGGGTACGAAAAGATTCCCAATAAAGAGATCCAGAAAATACTTCGAATAAGCTACGATGCTTTGGAGGAAGAGGAACAAAGTGTTTTTCTAGACCTTGCTTGTTGTTTCAGAGGGAGTATATGGGCGGAGGTCGAAATAATACTTCATGCGCATTATGGTCACTCTATAAAACATCATCTTGGAGTGTTGGCTGAAAAATCTCTCATAAAGATTAATTATGATGAAGTGACATTACATGATTTGATAGAGGACATGGGTAAAGAAGTCGTCCGACAAGAATCACCAAAAGAACTTGGAGAACGTAGTAGGTTGTGGTATTACGAGGATACAATTCATGTCTTAAAAGAAAACACT GGAACTAGCAAAATTGAAATGATATATCTCAATTACCCTTCAACGGAAGCAATAATAGACTGGAATGGAAAAGCCTTCAAGAAGATGAAAAATCTCAAAACACTTATCATAAAAAATGGTCATTTTTCCAAAGGTGCCCAACATCTTCCAAGTGGTCTGAGAGTATTAGAATGGCAAAGATATCCTTCAGGATGTATACCTTTTAGCATTTCAAACAAGgtaatacatttattttttatcatgcatATTTATAAATTCATAAgagattatttatttgactattatatgttttgttttttgtttatgcagacatttgagaagatgaaaattttaaaatttgacaaTTGTGAATACTTAACAAATATATCTGACATCTCGTGTCTCCCAAATTTAGAAATTTTTTCATTCAAAAACTGTGAGAATTTAATTTCAATTGATGAGTCTATTGGGTTCCTCAATAAGCTCCAAATCTTGAATGCTAAGGGTTGTGACAAGTTATCGAGTTTTCCACCTTTAAGGCTGAACTCTCTTCGagagctacaactttcattttgTACAAGTCTCACGAAATTTCCTGAAATATTGGACAAGATGAATAATATCAACAATATAACTTTGTTCAGTAGTGGCATAAAAGAATTTCCATCTTCATTTCAAAATCTTACCGAACTTCATAACTTATCGATAAGTGGACATGGAAAACTTATATTTCCAAGTAGCATTCCCATGATGTCAAATTTGTCCCAAGTTAATTTTGATGGTTATAGTCAGTTTGTCACAAAACCAAATGATGAACTGAGTTCCTTGTTGTCTTCCAATGTGAAAGAGATTATAATTCGAACAAGCAAACATAAATTTCTAGCAGTGACTCTTACCTTGTTTTCTAATGTGGAAACCTTAGACATATCCGGCAGCGATATCAAAATTCTTCCTGAATGCATAAAAAACTGTTGCTTTCTAAAGAGCATTTATTTGGATTATTGCCAATATCTTGAAGAAATAAGAGGGATTCCGCCAAATCTTAAATCATTGTCTGCATTGGGGTGCGAATCATTGACTTCATCGAGTAAAAGCATGCTAGTGAATCAG AAACTGCATGAAGCTGGAGGCACTGAGTTTCGTTTTCCATCGTCACAAACTGAGAGGATTCCGGAGTGGTTTGAGCATCAAAGAAGAGAACATTCGATTTCTTTTTCGTTCCGTAACAACTTGCCTTCCTTGGTTTTCTACTTTTCTCTTATAAGAATGCATGAATGGATCCTTGGGGTAGGATTAAGAGTCTTTTTGCTCATCAATGACTATGCATATGCTCTTGATGTTCTTAAGTTTAGTAATTCTTGTGATATTCCAAGGAAATCTACATATATATTTTCTTCTGATTGGAAAAACTGGTTAGAACTAGGAGACTATATACCAAAGGGACTCAAATCTATGTTGGATGATGCACTATTGAAAAATGAATGGATTCATGCTGAAGTTACGATTGCGATTGAATTGAATGAGGGTATTGCTGAAAGTGGAATCCATGTAATGAAACAGTTAACTAGCGTGGATGATATTCAATTCACTAATTCTTCCTTAtccaaaaagagaaaattagatGAGTTTCTGAATGAATCAACATCAGAATGA
- the LOC131594476 gene encoding TMV resistance protein N-like isoform X2, with the protein MAMHSFSYGFTYQVFLSFRGTDTRYGFTGNLYKALTDKGINTFIDDNDLQSGDEITPSLIKAIQESRIFIPVFSVNYASSSFCLDELVHIIHCFKSKGRLVLPVFYGVEPTHVRHQSESYGKALAEHEERFKNNKQNMERLHQWKIALNQAANLSGYHFSPGSYEYEYKIIGEIVKYISNKINRVPLHVADYPVGLQSRVQHVKSLLDKGSDEGVYMVGLYGTGGLGKSTLAKAVYNFIADQFEGLCFLHNVRENSSKNNLKHLQEEFLLKTIGLEVKIGDTSEGIPIIKERLCRKKILLILDNVDNIKQLQVLAGGLDWFGRGTRVIVTTRDKHLLTSHEIESVYEMKGLYGIEALELLRWMAFKNNQVPSSYEEILNRAVTYASGLPLAIEIIGSNLIGKSIEEWKNTLEGYEKIPNKEIQKILRISYDALEEEEQSVFLDLACCFRGSIWAEVEIILHAHYGHSIKHHLGVLAEKSLIKINYDEVTLHDLIEDMGKEVVRQESPKELGERSRLWYYEDTIHVLKENTGTSKIEMIYLNYPSTEAIIDWNGKAFKKMKNLKTLIIKNGHFSKGAQHLPSGLRVLEWQRYPSGCIPFSISNKTFEKMKILKFDNCEYLTNISDISCLPNLEIFSFKNCENLISIDESIGFLNKLQILNAKGCDKLSSFPPLRLNSLRELQLSFCTSLTKFPEILDKMNNINNITLFSSGIKEFPSSFQNLTELHNLSISGHGKLIFPSSIPMMSNLSQVNFDGYSQFVTKPNDELSSLLSSNVKEIIIRTSKHKFLAVTLTLFSNVETLDISGSDIKILPECIKNCCFLKSIYLDYCQYLEEIRGIPPNLKSLSALGCESLTSSSKSMLVNQKLHEAGGTEFRFPSSQTERIPEWFEHQRREHSISFSFRNNLPSLVFYFSLIRMHEWILGVGLRVFLLINDYAYALDVLKFSNSCDIPRKSTYIFSSDWKNWLELGDYIPKGLKSMLDDALLKNEWIHAEVTIAIELNEGIAESGIHVMKQLTSVDDIQFTNSSLSKKRKLDEFLNESTSE; encoded by the exons ATGGCTATGCATTCATTTTCTTATGGATTCACTTACCAGGTATTCCTCAGTTTCAGGGGCACTGACACTCGCTATGGTTTTACTGGAAATCTCTATAAGGCTCTTACCGACAAAGGAATCAACACCTTCATTGATGACAATGATCTTCAAAGTGGAGATGAAATCACACCATCACTCATAAAGGCTATTCAAGAGTCTAGGATTTTCATTCCTGTGTTTTCTGTCAACTATGcctcttcttctttttgtttGGATGAACTTGTCCACATCATTCATTGCTTCAAGTCAAAGGGTCGTCTAGTTTTGCCGGTTTTCTATGGGGTGGAACCTACTCATGTGCGGCATCAGAGTGAAAGTTATGGCAAAGCATTGGCTGAGCATGAAGAGAGGTTCAAAAATAACAAGCAAAACATGGAGCGGTTGCACCAATGGAAGATAGCTCTTAACCAAGCTGCTAACTTGTCCGGCTACCACTTTAGTCCCGG ATCATATGAATATGAATACAAGATTATCGGGGAAATAGTCAAATACATCTCTAACAAGATCAATCGCGTTCCTTTACACGTTGCCGATTACCCTGTTGGATTACAGTCCCGAGTACAACATGTGAAATCTCTACTTGATAAGGGATCTGATGAAGGGGTCTACATGGTAGGACTCTATGGTACCGGAGGCTTGGGCAAATCCACACTTGCAAAAGCAGTATATAATTTTATTGCTGATCAATTTGAAGGTTTGTGTTTCCTTCATAATGTGAGAGAGAATTCATCTAAAAATAACTTGAAACATCTCCAGGAGGAGTTCCTTTTGAAAACAATTGGTTTGGAAGTTAAGATAGGAGATACTAGTGAGGGAATTCCAATCATAAAGGAAAGGTTGTGTAGAAAGAAGATTCTTTTGATTCTTGATAATGTTGACAATATCAAACAACTACAAGTTTTGGCTGGAGGACTTGATTGGTTTGGTCGTGGAACTCGAGTCATTGTTACCACTCGAGATAAGCACTTATTAACTAGTCACGAGATAGAAAGCGTGTACGAGATGAAAGGGCTATATGGAATAGAAGCACTTGAATTGTTGAGGTGGATGGCATTTAAAAATAACCAAGTTCCTTCAAGTTATGAAGAAATTTTAAACCGTGCAGTTACATATGCCTCTGGACTTCCATTAGCTATAGAAATAATCGGCTCCAATTTAATTGGAAAGAGCATAGAAGAATGGAAGAATACATTAGAGGGGTACGAAAAGATTCCCAATAAAGAGATCCAGAAAATACTTCGAATAAGCTACGATGCTTTGGAGGAAGAGGAACAAAGTGTTTTTCTAGACCTTGCTTGTTGTTTCAGAGGGAGTATATGGGCGGAGGTCGAAATAATACTTCATGCGCATTATGGTCACTCTATAAAACATCATCTTGGAGTGTTGGCTGAAAAATCTCTCATAAAGATTAATTATGATGAAGTGACATTACATGATTTGATAGAGGACATGGGTAAAGAAGTCGTCCGACAAGAATCACCAAAAGAACTTGGAGAACGTAGTAGGTTGTGGTATTACGAGGATACAATTCATGTCTTAAAAGAAAACACT GGAACTAGCAAAATTGAAATGATATATCTCAATTACCCTTCAACGGAAGCAATAATAGACTGGAATGGAAAAGCCTTCAAGAAGATGAAAAATCTCAAAACACTTATCATAAAAAATGGTCATTTTTCCAAAGGTGCCCAACATCTTCCAAGTGGTCTGAGAGTATTAGAATGGCAAAGATATCCTTCAGGATGTATACCTTTTAGCATTTCAAACAAG acatttgagaagatgaaaattttaaaatttgacaaTTGTGAATACTTAACAAATATATCTGACATCTCGTGTCTCCCAAATTTAGAAATTTTTTCATTCAAAAACTGTGAGAATTTAATTTCAATTGATGAGTCTATTGGGTTCCTCAATAAGCTCCAAATCTTGAATGCTAAGGGTTGTGACAAGTTATCGAGTTTTCCACCTTTAAGGCTGAACTCTCTTCGagagctacaactttcattttgTACAAGTCTCACGAAATTTCCTGAAATATTGGACAAGATGAATAATATCAACAATATAACTTTGTTCAGTAGTGGCATAAAAGAATTTCCATCTTCATTTCAAAATCTTACCGAACTTCATAACTTATCGATAAGTGGACATGGAAAACTTATATTTCCAAGTAGCATTCCCATGATGTCAAATTTGTCCCAAGTTAATTTTGATGGTTATAGTCAGTTTGTCACAAAACCAAATGATGAACTGAGTTCCTTGTTGTCTTCCAATGTGAAAGAGATTATAATTCGAACAAGCAAACATAAATTTCTAGCAGTGACTCTTACCTTGTTTTCTAATGTGGAAACCTTAGACATATCCGGCAGCGATATCAAAATTCTTCCTGAATGCATAAAAAACTGTTGCTTTCTAAAGAGCATTTATTTGGATTATTGCCAATATCTTGAAGAAATAAGAGGGATTCCGCCAAATCTTAAATCATTGTCTGCATTGGGGTGCGAATCATTGACTTCATCGAGTAAAAGCATGCTAGTGAATCAG AAACTGCATGAAGCTGGAGGCACTGAGTTTCGTTTTCCATCGTCACAAACTGAGAGGATTCCGGAGTGGTTTGAGCATCAAAGAAGAGAACATTCGATTTCTTTTTCGTTCCGTAACAACTTGCCTTCCTTGGTTTTCTACTTTTCTCTTATAAGAATGCATGAATGGATCCTTGGGGTAGGATTAAGAGTCTTTTTGCTCATCAATGACTATGCATATGCTCTTGATGTTCTTAAGTTTAGTAATTCTTGTGATATTCCAAGGAAATCTACATATATATTTTCTTCTGATTGGAAAAACTGGTTAGAACTAGGAGACTATATACCAAAGGGACTCAAATCTATGTTGGATGATGCACTATTGAAAAATGAATGGATTCATGCTGAAGTTACGATTGCGATTGAATTGAATGAGGGTATTGCTGAAAGTGGAATCCATGTAATGAAACAGTTAACTAGCGTGGATGATATTCAATTCACTAATTCTTCCTTAtccaaaaagagaaaattagatGAGTTTCTGAATGAATCAACATCAGAATGA